The Pristiophorus japonicus isolate sPriJap1 unplaced genomic scaffold, sPriJap1.hap1 HAP1_SCAFFOLD_317, whole genome shotgun sequence nucleotide sequence gagggaggggggtcactgggggagtccacgtactgggggaggggggtcactgggagagtccatGTACGCGAGGAAGGGGGGTCATTGGGAGAGTCCATGTACCCGAGGGAGGGGGGTTACTGGGAGAGTCCATGTTCCCAAGGGAGGGGGTTCACTGGGGGAGTCCATGTACCGGGAGTGGGGGTTCACTGGGTGAGTCCATGTACCGAGGGAGGGGTTCACTGCGAGAGCTAATGAATGGAATGGTCCTGTCTGTTCTAACGCTGTCCCATTGCACTGACCACATCGCCCTCTCCCCAAACAGGCGGCGGCAGTGAAGACCCCTCAGGTCCTCCGCAGGGTGAAGGAGCAGGGATCCCAACTTCTGAAGGACAACTTCGCACGGACCCATCGACCCCCGAGGGAGACCCCTCTGCCATGAGGTCACGGCCCACACCTGGGCCCTCCGCACCCAGACCAAGGACAGCCGTACCCAGGGAAACAACAAGGGGCCccgaccccaccccacccaacgggCAGCAGGGTAAGGGTCGCCGTGGCACCGGCTGGATTGGCCAGGCTCGCTCTGTATCAGTGCTGTGATTAGCCGGGCTCGCTCTGTATCAGTGCTGTGATTGGCCGGGCTCGCTCTGTATCAGTGCTGTGATTGGCCGGGCTCGCTCTGTATCAGTGCTGTGATTGGCCGGGCTCGCTCTGTATCAGTGCTGTGATTGGCCGGGCTCGCTCTGTATCAGTGCTGTGATTGGCCGGGCTCGCTCTGTATCAGTGCTGTGATTGGCCGGGCTCGATCTGTATCAGTGCTGTGATTGGCCGGGTTCGCTCTATATCAGTGCTGTGATTGGCCGGGCTCGCTCTGTATCAGTGCTGTGATTGGCCGGGCTCGCTCTGTATCAGTGCTGTGATTAGCCGGGCTCGCTCTTATCAGTGCTGCGATTGGCCGGGCTCGCTCTGTATCAGTGCCGTGATTGGTCGGGCTCGCTCTGTATCAGTGCTGTGATTGGCCGGGCTCACTCTGTATCAGTGCCGTGATTGGTCGGGCTCGCTCTGTATCAGTGCTATGATTGGCCGGGCTCGCGCTGTATCAGTGCTGTGATTGGCCGAGCTCACTCTGTATCAGTGCTGTGATTGGCCGGGCTCACTCTGTATCAGTACTGTGATTGGCAGGGCTCATTCTGTTTCAGTGCTGTTGATTTGCTACTCGTAATCATTGGGGCGGGGACGGGGGCCTGTAATAATGGCAAGTGCGTGCACGGTGATCCTTCTGCATTGGTGTAGCATCCTATCTCCCCATCATAGATAACATATCTCACATCATTCTATCCTATCGTTGGAGCATTCTATCCTCTCTATCCTTCATAGCATACTATCTCCTTCATTCAGTCCTATCTCTCCCGCATTGCTATCGTTTCTCTCCATCTGTAATATCCTATCTCCCTATAGCTGCTATCCCATCTCCACTCCCCCGACCTTTAGTTCAGTTGAATATCTCACTTGGAGGCCAGAAGCTGTGACAATGCTGCACTCCTGCAGTCTcactcgtaggcagtccctcgggatcgaggaagacttgcttccactctaaaaatgagtccttaggtggctgaacagtccaatacgagaaccacagcccctgtcacaggtgggacagacagtggttgagggaaggggagggtgggactggtttgccacacgctccttccgctgcctgcgcttggtttctgcatgctctcggcgacgagactcgaggtgctcagcgccctcccggatgcacttcctccacttagggcagactggtctttggccggggactcccaggtgtcggtggggatggtgcactttatcagggaggctttgagggtgtccttgtaacgtttcctctgcccaccttgggctcgcttgccgtgaaggagttccgagtagagcgcttgctttgggagtctcgtgtctggggcatgcggacaatgtggccctgcccagcggagctggtcgagtgtggtcagtgcttcgatgctggggatgttggcctggtcgaggacgctaacgttggtgcctctgtcctcccaggggatttgtaggatcttgcggagacatcgttggtggtatttctcaagcgacttgaggtgtctactgtacatggtccatgtctctgagccatacaggagggcgggtattactacagccctgtacaccatgagcttggtggtggatttgagggcctggtcttcaaacactcttttcctcaggccgaaggctgcactggcgcactggaggcggtgttggatctcatcatcaatgtctgctcttgttgataggaggctcccgagataggggaaatggtccacattgtccagggtcgcgccgtggatcttgatgactggggggcagtgatgtatggcgaggacaggctggtggaggacctttgtcttacggatgtttagcgtaaggaccatgcttttgtacgcctcggtaaatacgtcgactgtgtcctggagttcagtctctgaatgtccgcagacgcaggcgtcgtccacgtactgtagctcgacgacagaggtcggggtggtcttggacctggcctggagacgacgaaggttgaacaggttcccgctggttctgtagtttaattccactccagcggggagcttggactgtgaggtggagtatgacagcgaggaagattgagaagagggttggggcgatgacacagccctgtttgaccccggtccggatgtggattgggtctgtgatggatcagttggtaaggatcatggcctgcatgtcgtcgtggagcaggcggaggttggtgacgtacttttgggggcctctgaaacggaggaggacgctccatagaccctcgcggttgacagtgtcaaaggcctttgtaagatcgaagaaggccatgtataagggctggccctgctccctgcaattttcctgcagctgtcgcgctgtaaaaatcatgtctgttgtgcccctaggggacgaaatcctcactgtgactccgggaggagctcctcggccacagggagaagacggttgaggagaactctagcaacaactttcccagtggctgataacggagactcctctgtagttaacgcagtcggactggtccccttttttaaagatggtcacgatcactacgtttatgagatctcccggcatgctctcctccctccagatgagagagatgaggtcgtgtatccgcgccaacagcgcctctccgccatattttagtgcctcagcagggattccatcagcaCTCGTAACCTTGTTGTTTTTTAGttctcttatggccttttctacctggtgcagtgttggggtctcgctGAGGTAATGGCGGGTCGCAtgttgcaggatggagtcgagaacactcgagtcaaaggcagagtctcggttgaggagatcctcgaagtgctccttccagcgggccctgactgcctcggtgtccctgatgagtgtttccccgttcttggccagcagtggggtggggccttgggagtttgggccgtaggtggccttgactgcggtgaagaatcctcgcacatcatggctgtcggccagctgctgtatctcctgggctttctccatccaccacctgttctttaggtgggcgagttttttgttggacctcagccttgagccgtctgtaatgctgctttgctgctcccgagttgggttgttgtttaaggctcagaaaggccctgcgcttgcgatctattagctcttggatctcctggtcatcctcatcaaaccagtcctggtgtttcctggttgagtgacggagtgtctcttcacagacactggttatggagacctggagggcagaccaagtgctgtgggcattctgcgtctcagggtcatcaaggcacgccaggttagctgtgagatgctggctgtatagggctctctgagctgggtctctaagtgccccggcattgacttttttgcgccactgcttctgctgtcccctctgctttggggcgatgttaatgttgatgatggatcggattaggcggtggtcaatccagcagtcgtcagctcctgccatggcgcgggtgatgcgcacatccttgcgatccctggctcggacgatgacatagtcgagcaggagcgagggtgttgccacgatgccttgtacttatccctctgacggaacaaggtgttggtgatgacaaggtcgtgctctagacattttgtcaggagcagcgtaccgctggagttggctttccctgccccctctctgccgatcacacctccccagagggctgtgtccctgccgaccctggcgttgaagtcaccgaggaaggATCAGTTTGTCGACCGCAGGGACATAAGTCAGGgagttttcgaggttggagtaaaaaccctctttggcctcatctgttgcatcgagtgttggggcgtatgcactgatgactgtggcgcactggttccgggatagtgtGAGTCGGGATAGGTACTGCACTGGTGTCAGCCTGGTTCAAGACCCAGACTGGGGCTCAGAGGTAAGGGTGCCACCAATTGATCCACATTGGGGTTAATTTTACGATATTCAACAGATGGTAACAGAGACAATGTCCATTAGCGAGGGTCCACATCAGGAGCCTCCCTCAGCACAATACTCCTGAGAAAGACCAACTAGATTCTGACTACTGGACGGAGCTTGGTCCTTAGCGCTGAGCCGCAGGGATGTAACGGAGCACTGACCTAACTCACCTTCTCACACAGTGACCAACGGCCAACGTGAGGCATCACAGAACAACAGGCCGGAAAAACACTCCGCCCCCAGTAACGCGACCCCTGGGATTGGGACAAGCTCAGGGCCAAGCCCAACATCTGGTGTCCCCAGCCCCACACCAGCGACCACAGCCCACAGCGAGACCACGGGCAAAGCTGCTGACTCGTCTGGGGCCCAGGGTAAGCGTCCGAGCATCTCCGGGCGGGCTGAGAGAGTCCAACTGTTGGCAAACACTCAATGCTGGCGGGTGCAAGGCAGCGGCTGTCGGAAACGTAACTAAATCTTGGTGGAGATGTCTCCATTTCCCAAATTGTGTTGTTGGTGAGCAGGTTCACCTCATGAGATAGTTAATGTACCCGAGggaggggcttcaatgggagagtccatgtacccgagggaggggggggggggttactgggaGAGTCCATGTGCCCGAGggaggggcttcaatgggagagtccatgtacccgagggaggggggggggtttactGGGAGAGTCCATGTGCCCGAGggaggggcttcaatgggagagtccatgtacccgagggggggggggtgtcactggGAGAGTCCATGTGCCCGAGggaggggcttcaatgggagagtccatgtacccgagggagggggggggggttactgggaGAGTCCATGTGCCCGAGGGAGGGGCCTCACTGGGTGAGTCCATGTACCAGGAGAGGGGGTTCACTGGGTGAGTCCATGTGCCCGAGGGAGGGGCCTCACTGAGTGAGAGGGTTCACTGGGTGAGTCCATGTaccgagggaggggggggtcactgggagagtccatgtaccaggggaggggggggtcactgggagagtccatGTGCCCGAGGGAGGGGCCTCACTGGGTGAGTCCATGTACCAGGAGAGGGGGTTCACTGGTGAGTCCATGTACccgagggaggggggtcactgggagagtccatGTACccgagggaggggggtcactgggggagtcCATGTTCCCAAGGGAGGGGGTCACTGGGTGAGTCCATGTACCGGGAGAGGGGGTTCACTGGGTGAGTCCATGTACCCGAGGGAGGGGTTCACTGCGAGAGCTAATGAATGGAATGGTCCTGTCTGTTCTAATGCTGTCCCATTGCACTGACCACATCGCCCTCTCCCCAAACAGGCGGCAGTGAAGACCCCTCAGGTCCTCCGCAGGGTGAAGGAGCAGGGATCCCAACTTCTGAAGGACAACTTCGCACGGACCCATCGACCCCCGAGGGAGATCCCTCTGCCATGAGGTCACGGCCTACCGCACCCAGCCCAAGGACAGCCGTACCCAGGGAAACAACAAggggccccacccccaccccacccagcagGCAGCAGGGTAAGGGTCGCCATGGCACCGGCTGGATTGGCCGGGCTCGCTCTGTATCAGTGCCGTGATCGGCCGGGCTCGCTCTGTATCAGTGCTGTGATTGGCCGGGCTCGCTCTGTATCAGTGCCGTGATCGGCCGGGCTCGCTCTGTATCAGTGCTGTGATTGGCCGGGCTCGCTCTGTATCAGTGCCGTGATCGGCCGGGCTCGCTCTGTATCAGTGCTGTGATTGGCCGGGCTCGCTCTGTATCAGTGCTGTGATTGGCCGGGCTCGCTCTGTATCAGTGCTGCGATTGGCCGGGTTCGCTCTGTATCAGTGCTGTGATTGGTTGGGCTCGCTCTGTATCAGTGCTGTGATTGGCTGGGCTCGCTCTGTATCAGTGCTGTGATTGGCCGGGCTCGCTCTGTATCAGTGCTGTGATTGGCCGGGCTCGCTCTGTATCAGTGCTGTGATTGGCCGGGCTCGCTCTGTATCAGTGCTGTGATTGGTCGGGCTCGCTCTGTATCAGTGCTGTGATTGGCTGGGCTCGCTCTGTATCAGTGCCGTGATTGGCCGGGCTCGCTCTGTATCAGTCCTTTGATTGGTCGGGCTCGCTCTGTATCAGTGCTGTGATTGGCGGGGCTCGTTCTGTATCAGTGCTGTGATTGGCCGGGCTCGCTCTGTATCAGTGCTGTGATTGGCCGGGCTCGTTCTGTATCAGTGCTGTGATTGGCCGGGCTCGTTCTGTATCAGTGCTGTGATTGGCCGGGCTCGTTCTGTATCAGTGCTGCGATTAGCCGGGCTCGGTCTGTATCAGTGCTGTGATTCGCTACTCGTAACTATTGTGGGGGGGGTGCTGTACTGATGGCAAGTGCATGCATGGTGATCCTTCTGCATTGTTATGGCATCCTATCTCTCCATCATAGATAACATATCTCTCCTTCATTCTTTCCTATCtccctattgtgtacagttttggtctccttaccgaaggaaggatatacttgccacaaggagtgcagcaaaggttcaccactgtcggaggggcagtactgagggagcgccgcactgtcggaggggcagtactgagggagcgccgcactgtcggaggggcagtactgagggagcgccgcactgtcggaggggcagtcctgagggagcgccgcactgtcggaggggcaggactgagggagcgcactgtcggaggggcagtactgagggaggggcagtactgagggagcactgcactgtcggaggggtggtactgaggtacTGCTCCTCTGCACAGAAATGCACAGATTGGaccacacagaaacagaccattcggactAACTGGTCCATGCTAGAACTGATGCTCAAATCAAGCCGAGAAGTCCCTGTTACTGTAATAATTTCTGGTAATTCTTGTGTCCAAGTCTTCGGATGTCGGGAATATCGGACTGTGTGGTTGGGCTATAAGCTACGAATCCATTTATTAAAAGCAAAGGTTGGGGTGCAGATTTCATTTTGCttcagagtccacggccagatcagccatgatcttgttgattggcggagcaggctcgaggggctagatggcctactcctgttcctaattcttatgttcttatgtattcttaTGAGTTAGGGACGTAAATCTTTTCAAAATATAAAAGATCGGCCCTTTGCCAAATCTTATGAAACAAACATTTTGACCAATATCTACACAAGTCATCTGACAATTATTATTCAGCTAAAACAGTTCCCACTTTCCTAAGTTGTCAAATAGACTGGAAGTGAAGTTTGCCAAATCCTAAGATAGCTTCAGTCGGGAGACTATGCCAAACatatattgaaccttggttagaccgcacgtggagcactgcgtacagttctggtcaccatattataaaaaggatatagaggcactggagagggagcagagaagatttacaaggatgataccagaaatgcgagggtatacatatcaggaaaggatgaacaggctgggtctcttttctcttgaatagagaaggctgaggggtgagctaatagaggtctgtaaactgatgaaaggttttgatggagtggatacagagagagtgtttccacttgtggggaagagcataactagaggccatcaatataagatagtcacccagaaatccaatggggaattcaggagaaacttctttacccagagaggggtgagaatgtggaactcgctgccacagggaggggttgaggtgaatagtatcgatgcatttaaggggaggctggacaagccaatgggggagaagggaatagagggttatgctaatagagttagatggggaaagaggggagggggctcgagtggggcataaaagggagggcacagtttcagaataaggggccgcccatttagaacggagatgaggaggaatttcttctctcagagggtcgtgaatctgtggaattctctgccccagagagcagtggaggctgggtcattgaatatatttaagacagagataggcagaattTTGAACTATAGggaagccaagggttatggggagcgggcggggaagtggacctgagtccatgatcagatcagccatgatcttattaaatggcggagcaggctcgaggggccgaatggccgactcctgctcctaattcttatgttctaaacgccggcatggactggttgggccaaaggcctgttcctctgccgtatatcccgtgtaatctgaTGCAGTATACAAAATGTCACAATGTAttgacagcacagaatcaggccgttGGGCCCACCATCCTTGccgagtttatgctccactcctgtCTCCTCCACAGTTCTCACCCCATCTACCCCGTCCCCCAGAAATCTGGGGCAACTGCACAGCTCAATTGAAAAATTCACAACcgagatagatttttgtttggtgaGGATATTAGAGGTTATGGGTCCAATGTGGGGAgagggaattaagatacagatgcaACAAGCATCAacaatacagcaagacctggacaacattcaggctcgggctgataagtggcaagtaacattcgtgccccacaagtgccaggcaatgaccatctccaacaagcgagagtctaaccactgccccttggcactcaacggtattaccatcaccgaatcccccaccatcaacatcctgggggtcaccgttgaccagaaacttcactggaccagccacataaatactgtggctacaagagcgggtcagaggctgggtattctgcggcgagtgtctcaccccctgagcctttacaccatctacaagacacaagtcaggagtgtgatggaacactccccacttgcctggatgagttgcagctccaacaacactcgagaagctcaacaccatccaggacaaagcagccacttgatcgacacgctacccaccaccttcaacactcactccctccaccacctccaacactcactccctccaccaccggcgcaccgtggctgcagtgtgtaccatctacaagatgcactgcagcaactcgccaaggcttcttcggcagcacctcccaaacccgcgacctctaccgcctagaaggacaagggcagcaggcccatgggaacaccaccacctccacgttcccctcccagtcacacaccatcccgactgggaaatatatcggccgttccttcatcgtcgctgggtcccagtcctggaactccctccctaacagcactgtgggagcaccttcaccacacggactgcagcggttcaagaagggggctcaccaccaccttctcgaggggcaattagggggatgggcaataaatgccggccttggccagcgacgcccacatccctggaaTGGATTTAAAAAAAGAGCAGCCAAGGTTTTGAGGATGATGGGGTGAGATGtacaggggtgggaggaggcttgagtggaacataaaccccggcacggagcgatggggccgagtggcctgtttctgtgttgtttaTAGAGTGTTAGAAGGTCTGAGGAAGTAGGTATTGGCAGAGCTCACTCACAGTCTCCCTGAGAGCCTGGGAAAGTAGGAGTTGATTTAGTTGAGTAAGTGTTAGCAGACGAATTTTATTGATGTTTGCCCAAGTTTCGTAATTTGTACGTCTCCCTTGCTGACCCCAGTTTGTAGACTCCGGCCTGTTCTGCGGCCAGAACTGGAGTGTTCTTTTTGGCATTTGTATAGTtagcgtctctctctcccctgttggAGAGTGGAAAGGTTGCAAAGATGACGAGGTTAATCAGCGAGCTACGATTAGTCAACGCAATGTTTGGCGACCAGGAGGAACGgcagactgagggaggggggaggagtacGGGAATTTTGGGAATAAATCTCACGAGGCCCCTAGATTgtaagccatggctcagtgggcagctctctcgcccctgagtcagaaggtcgtgggttcgagtccaactccagagacttaagcacaaaaatccatgctgactcacccAGGTCAGTgctgaggggttgaatgggcctcctcctgttcttgtgtaacaggctcgaggggctgaatgggcctcctcctgttcctgtgtaacaggttcgaggggctgaatgggcctcctcctgttcctgtgtaacaggctcgaggggctgaatggcctcctcctgttcctgtgtaacaggctcgaggggctgaatgggcctcctcctgttcctgtgtaacaggctcgaggggctgaatgggcctcctcctgttcctgtgtaacaggctcgaggggctgaatgggcctcctcctgttcctgtgtaacaggctcgaggggctgaatgggcctcctcctgttcctgtgtaacaggctcgagggactgaatgggcctcctcctgttcctgtgtaacaggctcgaggggctgaatgggcctcctcctgttcctgtgtaacaggctcgaggggctgaatgggcctcctcctgttcctgtgtaacaggcacgaggggctgaatggcctgttgctaTGAGTGTCCGCTAACGGCTGGTTTCTGTGTTTGTTGACAGGTCACGGGGAGTTCGGGGAGAGCCCCCCCGAGACACCAGACCCTGCCTCCGGCCCGGCGAAGGACCAGTCGGAGGGGCACACCACGGTTTTGCCGGGAATGCAGCACAGTCCGTCCGGGGAGAGTGCCAGGGCAGGCGGGCAGGAGGGGGCGGTGAGACCGAGGATGGTGCTGAGCAACAGCAAGGTGGCCGTGCTGATTCTCGTGCCCATCACCCTTTTCCTCCTCTCCGTCATCGCCTACCTGCGTTGCAAAAAGAAAGGACGAGGAGGTAAGGGCCGGTTGTTCCTTCGAACACTTCATTTGCAGGGCAGCAGAAACACACACAAGAACATCaggaatcggagcaggagtcggccataggcccctcgagcctgctccgccatttaatacgaccatggctgatccgatcatggactcagctccacttccccacccgctccccataacccttcactcccttatcggttaagaaactgtctatttctgtcttaaatatattaaatgttccagcctccacagctctctggggcagagaattccacagatttacaacccgctgagagaagaaattcctcctcatctcagttttaaatgggcggccccttattctaagaccatgccccctagttctagtctcccccatcagtggaaacatcctctctgcatccaccttgtcaagccccctcataatcttatacgtttcgataagatcacctctcattcttctgaattccaatgagtagaggcccaacctcctcaacctttcctcataagtcaaccccctcatctccggaatcaaccgagtgaaccttctctgaacagcctcctttatgtagatccctccttaaataaccaccttctcaagggacaattggGATGGgcgatgaatgctggccttgccagcgaaggctGAATGAATGAATGTTTTTAAAGAGATAGCTGCTCGGTG carries:
- the LOC139249528 gene encoding proline-rich protein HaeIII subfamily 1-like isoform X2; its protein translation is MRPAFPWSLALVALTMLLPGSAFADKADTRPKPCCSSYSQMKKRVRFSEFEETYEMVDFCGTGKKAIVFKIRKRGKLCADPKQKWTQKLMEHLDKVTNGQREASQNNRPEKHSAPSNATPGIGTSSGPSPTSGVPSPTPATTAHSETTGKAADSSGAQGGGSEDPSGPPQGEGAGIPTSEGQLRTDPSTPEGDPSAMRSRPTPGPSAPRPRTAVPRETTRGPDPTPPNGQQGGSEDPSGPPQGEGAGIPTSEGQLRTDPSTPEGDPSAMRSRPTAPSPRTAVPRETTRGPTPTPPSRQQGHGEFGESPPETPDPASGPAKDQSEGHTTVLPGMQHSPSGESARAGGQEGAVRPRMVLSNSKVAVLILVPITLFLLSVIAYLRCKKKGRGAAGPGYHMTAQETTEDVYDAL
- the LOC139249528 gene encoding proline-rich protein HaeIII subfamily 1-like isoform X1 → MRPAFPWSLALVALTMLLPGSAFADKADTRPKPCCSSYSQMKKRVRFSEFEETYEMVDFCGTGKKAIVFKIRKRGKLCADPKQKWTQKLMEHLDKVTNGQREASQNNRPEKHSAPSNATPGIGTSSGPSPTSGVPSPTPATTAHSETTGKAADSSGAQGGGSEDPSGPPQGEGAGIPTSEGQLRTDPSTPEGDPSAMRSRPTPGPSAPRPRTAVPRETTRGPDPTPPNGQQGGSEDPSGPPQGEGAGIPTSEGQLRTDPSTPEGDPSAMRSRPTAPSPRTAVPRETTRGPTPTPPSRQQVLVSLPKEGYTCHKECSKGHGEFGESPPETPDPASGPAKDQSEGHTTVLPGMQHSPSGESARAGGQEGAVRPRMVLSNSKVAVLILVPITLFLLSVIAYLRCKKKGRGAAGPGYHMTAQETTEDVYDAL